The DNA region tatttctaatCAGGTGAGAACAAAGATATTAGCGCATTCACATTTGAAATCACTGAAAAGAAGTCTTTGCATTACTTACAAAGAAGCTACCAAGTAAAAGAGAGGAATTGAGAAGGCAGCCATGGCGTAGACTGATGAGGTTTCGTCGTCAACGTTTGCTTAGCTTAATTGAaagtatataataaattaagggaaaatggtcGAATACCCTCAAATTTTTTGTACGAAATTAATTAGGTCcttgaattttttaaagttacaattaaatccaaaatcttgttattttggggcaaTTAAACCCACTAACCTGTTtctgaatattgagtaatgtaatttattgagatttaaaattgtgaatatagagttttaaaattataaacataaagtTTTAAGTTTGTGAACATAAATCCGAGTCCACATTGCAATATGgatccgggtccatggcataatttGCCACTTAGATGGTTACGAACCATTTTGAAGATTCAAACATCGAAAACCAAAGGAATTAATAACAaccataaatttataataaacttGGTCAACCATGACtaaatgatttattaattatatagtcaataaattacaaattaaactaacGTGCTAGCTACAACATTTCATTTCACTTGGACAATTCTAGCCGTATTGGAGCAATCATTATTCTGTAGGTCATGATTTATACAGTTGTGCAGatcataaataatgtacactcagtatacaaataataatatactttaagtatattaaaaatgtacaattGGATAGCAAGCATTTTCGATTTTAATCAGGTAGCTatgaaaataaactaaaatagcattaaatattcataatttaaaaataaaatagcatTGGTTGTATGCGGTAGCTCCACTTGTGACATTAAATaccatttaatattattaatcatGCCTGTTAAACATCCCCGCAATCCAAACCACTCCATTTaactaattagttttttgttaGATTAGAATTATTAGATTAAGCGAGtgctgccaaagaccttgtggtctggTCTCTGGTGGCACCCAGTTAGACAACAAATTCGATTATATGTAGGGATGACAATAGGTCGGGAAGGGTTACATCCATCACTCGATTCACTTTACATTTTTTCACTCACTTCCAACGCGCATTGGGTGGACTTTTTCAGAACCCACCCTCATCCCCACCGTCCATCGAATACGGGTGCTCACTACGAGTACCCACCAGctatcaacttattattttttcaaaaaataatatcaaaattacttacaaatatttaaacaacaaaattcattagttatactaaaacataaaataatagaaatattattataatataataactaaattgttaattttttaaaataaatttagtagtttagatataaaaattgtaaaaagttattgaaacatttataattaactatatactagtactacttattttactattatatatatgtatatacacatggCGGATCGGGTGGGGTGTTAGGCGAATTTTGTACCGCGAGTTTACATTTTTAAGACTCACACCcgacccaccacccactatcacccaaaaagaCCCGATTCATATGGAGTGAATTCGAGTGAATATCCATGCGacggattgaaattgccattTCTATTTGTGAAAACTAAGTATTAACGTTTTCGATTTGATCATGAATTTTACtcataatttgtatgtttttttattgGCAATAATGACTTTGAAATCACATGCTTAGATTTTCTAGACATGGGTGCAGTTGGACAACTAATCTATACTTTGAAAATTTTGGGGGTAGGAAAGTGTAGATCTCATATTTTCTAGAAGTTACATTTAGAAAATAGGGATTGAAAACTATTAGATTATAGATTAGGGATCGAAAACAATTATAGATTAGGGATTGAACAATAATTTTCGTTAttaaaattaactcttattcATTCTTtgatacaatattatatatctataataaagacaaatatttgtttttattgacAGCTTGTAGATTGGTTGATCCAATCATCATAATTTAATAAAGGGTTTAggcataataaaataattttttttttaaaaagaatttatgAACCAAACGTTATGGGGATTATTTCCCGGGGTCCGTGCATGTGCTGTGCTTGGTCTTGGACTCTTGGCACGTGTTGTGGACAACCCGATCTCTACCGACCCGTTTGGAAGTCTTTTCAACCATGTCGATTGTCGAGTTCGCTTTTCTTTGTTGCTATGTGGACACCTTTATTGCTTTGGTTGGCTCGGCCTATTCGGGCCGGGACCAACCTGCTGACCTTTTCCACGACGATCAAGTTTCGTACTTTCAGGGGCATTTAGAGCACGTGTACGGCCCCTCTTCCGTCCCAATAAGCACCTATGCATGGATTCCATGTGCCTGTCATGCCGAAAGGTTGTAATTTATTCCCTCTTTACACATAGGATTCGTAGGCTTGGGGGCCACTTGATAGGCTTGACGGAAAGCATGTGTCAATTGCGTGCTTCCCTCTGTCAATAAAAGTGGGCCACATTAGTCCCACTTGCTACCAGTAGTCACGTTGTTGATTAACATCTTAGTATATAACGCATTACTGTGTCAATAAAAGTGGGCGACATTAGTCCCACTTGCCACCAGTAGTCACGTTGTTGATCAACATCTTAGTATATAACGCATTACTGTCTGTTTAGAGATAAAGATCTGACTCGCTATTATTTACTACAATAAGCTCTTGTTACGCAAAGACTACAATCGGTCAACTTGATCTAGACCTCTCCAGATCGACGGATCAGAATGTATCAAGTCCATTTGTATTCAATCCATTAATACATTCTCATCCCCTAATATGTACTCTAATAGTGTAACTCTAAACACCTACACTAGCCTAATTTACattaccaataataataaaatattattgaaaaaaataaatcaaaggAGAAGAAAACCTTTGAAATGATGAGGTAGGGTGGGCACCATTACTCAAGGTCAAGTCTTTATTTTTCCATTAAAACATTCCAATTAACCCAAACACGCCCCAACTCCCTCTCCAGCCTACACTGTATATCTGTATTCAAATTGAAATTCCATTGAAGCCCATTGAGCATCCCTTATTTACACTCTCTGCCATCCAATCACTCCAATCGACTGCTGAATATACTGAGATTCGTTCCCTCTCCGTGTCTGCGCGTCTGGGTCGACGAGGGATTgagctgaagaagaagaagaagaagaagggagaTGGATAGTTTCAAGCTTCAAGTCGTTCAACTGCTTTCCGGGTTGACTTGAGAGAGAAAGGAAGAAGGAGGGGACGCTTGAAGCTGTGGCGTGCTCATGGCAAAGCGCGTCTACGAAGTCTGGAAAGGGAGCAATGTGAGGATTGGATTGTCTGCGCATGTTTTTTCTGTTTGTTGTGGttgatattttgtttgtttacttGGTTTTGTCGTCTGGGTATGGTTTGAATTTCGCTAATTTTGTGTTAATTTTAGTGGGTCTCGTTTGATTTCTGGATTAATTCATTAGTGGATGCTGGACTTAACTAGATTCATTATGAGCCTTGAGCTTGCTGTTATCATATCTTTCTAAATGAATTAAAGTGAAGTTAGTTTGGGCTGATTTCTTGCCCACAATCTATGAACAAACTGAGCTGTTCGTGCGGGCGTTTGTGCTGATTTCTTACTTATATTACCAGTTGCCACTTAGTTTGAGGTGTAGTAGAGATTATATTTGGCTCTTTTATATGTGTGTCTTCTCTTTTGGTGGATGGAGGAAGGTTGCAGGTGAAATTTTATTATGGTGTTGTGTTTTCTTGACTGTGTATTGGGGCAATTATTTCTGTAACGTTTTTGGTATTTGGAATGATTTGTGATTGCTAGGGCACTATTTTTGTTGAGCTCTCTgcattttcaataattaaattatgtattGCGAGCAATTAGTTGATTTAGTTCAAAGCTGCAAGGTTGGTTATAGTGTTATTGCAACTTCTATGAAACTGTTGAGTGATTAGAATGGTGAAGTTTTAATTTTGAGGTGCTTGATACATTTTTGTAACGTGTTGTTTGTATCTTGTGCAGAAGTTCTTTCTTGGTGGAAGGTTGATATTTGGGCCTGATGCAAGGTCGTTGCTTGTATCTTTTCTCTTAATCACGGTGCCTGTCattattttttgtgtctttgTTGCAAGACATCTTCGCCATCAGTTTTCACCACATAATGCTGGATATGCAATTTTGGGGGTAGCAATTGCCTTTACCATTCATGTAAGTCCGACTACTACTTATTTGGAATTAACAATAACATGTTGTGTGCGTTTGTTTTTGTCATTCGTTGTGTGTATGGACTGTGTAGTTTTCGTGATGCTTATACGTCCTTTTGGTTTATAGGAAGCAGCTAGTGATCTGTATGGTGCACATCTCAGGTATTTAGAATGTGCACTCGTATCACTCGGGGCTTGGGTTTGGTGTAGTGGCCAAATGCTCAACTAGTGACTATTAGGTCATGGATTCAACCCTCTTTGACAAAGGGGCAAGGCCTTCCTTCCTTGGACCCTGCAAGACATGAGAGCTATAGGCTCTAGGTTGAGAGTTCAACCTTTATTCGGACTCCCCAAACTCATTCCTCACATCAATTCGAACAGATGGAGgttctaaattctaatatagttcTATTGGGTAGAATCATAAACTCGGCAATGATTTACTGGATTTAGTGAACTCCCTACTTCCTGCTTCCATCCTTTTATTAAAAGTTGTAGCTATACCCTTggatgttttgtttttttctgtATTATGCTCCCATTGGCCTAACATAATTTCTTGTATTGTATTTGGCCGATTTTTCTTTCGTGACATCATTTGCTCACTAGTAACATgatattggattcatttggCATGGGACAAAATTACGCTGTGGCTTagatgattattatttttatttgtaggTATTGGCTCTACTTCTGCTTACATCAGCTCGGGATCCTGGCATTGTTCCACGCAATTCACATCCACCTGAGGATGAGCTTCGCTATGACACCTCAGCATCAGCAGAGATTGGTGGAAGGCAAACACCAAGCCTTCAATTCCCTCGAGTAAAGGATGTAATTGTTAATGGAATGACTGTGAAGGTAAAATACTGTGATACCTGCATGCTCTATCGGCCTCCTCGCTGCTCTCACTGCTCCATCTGCAACAATTGTGTCGAGCGTTTCGATCATCACTGCCCATGGGTTGGCCAATGCATAGGATTGGTATGTCTGTGTCATGACATTCAGAAACTTcttgtttctttgattttattattattattattattattattattattatttgttgtttaCATCTATTTGTGTGCACGGAAAGTTCCATCTAACAACTTGTTAATTTCCCATTTTTGATTATGCAGCGCAACTACCGTTTCTTCTTTTGTTTCGTTTTATCTGCAATGCTTCTCTGCATCTATGTTTTTGCCATCAGTGCTTACTACATTAAGGTTCTGATGGACAATAACCAGAGCACGGTATGGAAAGCGATGAAAGAATCCCCGGCATCTGTTATTCTAATGGCTTATTGTTTTATTTCCTTGTGGTTTGTCGGTGGACTCACCGGTTTTCACTTGTACCTCATCAGCACCAATCAGGTCAGTAATTTTTCTCCCACTTTTCTTGGCTTATGGTGATTAATACAGTTGATCGTAGGATTTGTCTCAGTTTTTATAATCAGTAAATTTAGTTAAAGAACCCTCGAGTGTTGCAAAATTTCACTGATTTTATGACATACGTATATAGATAATGCTGAGATGCCCAGCGTGGCTACTTGTTATCCACGATGGTTGGTTATTTAATGAGATCCTCTTCTAAATTGCAGACAACCTATGAAAATTTCCGGTATGGAGGTAGCAGAAGACACAACGTTTATGACCTCGGTTGTTTGAACAACTTCTTTGAAGTATTTTGCACGAAAGTGAAGCCTTCACGAAACAACTTCAGAGCTTTTGTACAAGAGGTGCCGCCACAAAGACCGTCTATGCCTACATCTCGAGAGGTTGACTACGAGGAAACGGGCGATGATCGACGTGCAAAAGTAGAGGATGATCTAGACATTGGCGGGGACCTTTTAAAGATCTCACAGCGTCACAACATTGGAGATATTGAAGCAGACATTCGCAGCCGAGGGAGTGATGTGCCCCAAAATAACTCTTCCGACGCTGATTCTGTTCTCAACTCGGATAGGCGACCCACAACCACCGTGCAGTCGGTCACACGGCAAATGAGTTGGGGAAGAAGCGGTAGTTTGGAAATCGCGCAGGATGTTGTTAACAGGAACTCCGATTTTCACTGAGGGCGGGCAGAATAGAGGCCAAAGGGAAGCGTATATCGACGAGAAGTATCGGTTTTGGTGTATGGTTTTGAAGGAAATGTGCCATTGATAGGGGACTCAAGTTCATTGATATGGAATCAAATCTTACTTTTAGGGTACACTGTGTGctataatttttctttcatcATTTTCCCTAAACTTCACAGTAGCTGTTATATATTTGTTTGCTTGAGGAGCCATGAATAGGGTATGCATGCATGGTTGTAATAGCTTAGAATGGCAGCATTTATACTTTTCTTGAACTTCATTCTCTGCTGTTCATGCCTGGTTGATTTGTGGAACTGTCTTTTTTACAGATTGATTTTTTTGAAGGGTAATGGAATCTCAAGTCTTAagcttgtgttttttttttattagtaattgGAGGACTCATACACTTTATGTAACAAGATGGCAAAAAATGAGGTAATTGAGTTAGTCGGGTAATTGGCTTAGTAACTACAAAGTTTCAAATTTCTCGTGAGAGTTACATATAGGGGGATTAATGTTGTAGAAGGTGCTAGTTGGATGCTGGGGAGCACTTAGCCAGccgaataataataaaaagaaaagcagTGGATTGTGAACTGTTAGATTGTTATAACACCTGAGTCGGCACCCGGCTTGGTCAAGTTGGGTGTCGAGGGTGCCTAGTCAGCCGGTCAACTAAAAGTCGCGCTAGGGTTGAAATCCCTTTGACCTAGGGGCGGTCGGAATACCTAGGTTAATTTTAAAACTATTGGAGATTGGAGTTGAGCAATTTATTACTTAATCGTTAGATAATCGAGAATCGAATGGGTGCCGAGGGGCTAGGTAGCTGGGGTCCTAGGCCGATTTTTATAACACGGGGGTTGATCAATTTATCACTTAATTGCTTAGATTTCGGCCGATTATAAaggcaataaaagaaaatatggtTAGATCAATATATCGGTTTCACTGAAACTCGAACTCACCCTCTCTCATATGGGATGGGACCGGATgatactagaccacaaggtatttgacaaaaattaacCTATTGAATTCAggtaactaattaaaaaaaaaatttaatgtactttttaaactctaattttattatatctatagaagaaaaatataaaagctCTTCAAAATTCTTCGCCGAACATCTAATATGCCATTGTGGTTGTTTGTGGCAAAATTCGCCGCTAAACTGTAAAAGGGAGAGAGGTAAATAGAGAAACCCGAAAAGAGGAGAGAAGGATCGAGCGGCGACAACCAAAATCGGAATTCATAGACAAAGATTCTCGCCTGAACTTGGGCGGAGCAGCGGCGGCGCTTCACGGCGTAGCGGACAGCAACTACTACGGGCTTTGAGGTGGGTGATTAGGCGCGGAGAAGGGAGAGGACGTAAGCTTTACCAGATTCTAAAGCATGAAGCGCAGTTACTCAGAATCCCCATCTTCTAGCTCCTTTGGACCTCCTTCGTCTAAATTTAAACACAACCCACCAGGTGATTGTCAATTTGTTCGCAGGGTTGAGTTTGCGGTATACATGTGGGGTGCGCATTTTTTGGGTCTGCGATCAGTTTATTCACTTGTGAACTTGAGCTTGGGGGGAATTCTTACTTCAATTAATCTTTAGCTGCTAAGCATTTATGTAGAATTGGAGTAATTCCGGGATTTTGTTTTGCATTATGAGGTAATCACTAAATTGACACTCATTGAATCTGGTTTTGCTCTAAGGTTGCACCTTGGATGAGAAAATTAGCTTggttttgattaaataaataagtggATTGGTTGGAACTTCCTAGTGTCTCTGTATGAAAGTAGGTGATGTTAAGCCCATGGAGGATCTTATTAATCAAGACCATTCTGGTTTTATTTATCATTGTGTCTGAGTGATATGGTTTTTGCATAATGTTTGCAGCTTTATTCACTTGGTATTAAATTAACTGATTTCTGCAGGTTTTCTAATTAGAGAAACTGTGTTTATTTGGGTTTGGATATTCAAGTGTATCTGTATTGTGATTAGGTGACTCTCAGTTTTTGGAGGATGAGAGTACGAAAATTTTTGCCAGGAAGGTTGCTGACCATTATAGTGCGAGGACCAACCAAACACTTGAAGAGCGAGAAGCAAGTCCCATTATCCATTTAAAGAAACTTAACAACTGGGTATGCATTTCATTTTGGGAACATATATATGGATAAATAGATATATTACTTGCCCTATAGCTGGTGAGTTTGTTACGTTAGTGGATCATCAAGCTGCGGATATGATTCCTTAGTTTTAATTCATCTGTATATTGCTTTTTTAACCAGATCAAAAGTGTCTTAATTCAACTTTACACCAAAAGAGGGGATGTAGTTCTTGATCTTGCTTGTGGAAAGGTATTTTTGTACTTGGTATTCCAAAATATTTGGTGCTGTATATGCTGTCATGTATACTGTGTATATTGCCCCATCACTGTTTGGCACAatctcttatttttctttttatattttaatcagGGCGGTGATCTTATTAAGTGGGATAAAGCAAAGATTTCATATTATGTTGGCATTGATATTGCTGAAGGCTCAGTAAGTGGCTATCCACTTAATTGCATGTTCAAGTTGTGTTTTGGTGCCAAATCAACATATGCATCTCTATTGTTAATCATGTGTAAAAGGTTTTGGTGCCACATAAAGTATCACATTGCGGATGTGGTTTACAAGAAGACATGGACAACCTCTTATATTGTGCCTTGCCCATTCTATTTCCCATACTGTGATTATTCATTAGTGATTGAACAATCTTAATCCAATGACTACAATCTGTATGATGGAGAATCTGGAATGATTTCTGCTACTAGTATTAAGTAAAGCTTGAATGCTAAATATTTTGTTGTCATGAAATGGATTACATGATCAAGGGATTATATGGCTATACTTTAGAACCCTCCATACAGCTGGTCCTTATACTCCTCAAGTTCATATCGTTTCCATCCAAGGTTTCCAGTCAGTTACAATCTTCTAATAAGATTTTTTCTCATCTTTTCTTATACATGGTTCCACACCCTGTAAGGTTTTTGTCATTTGTAAGCCTCACGTTGAAAATCTAGTGTTCTGTAACATCTGAATTACCTTATGTTCCATTTTAATCATGCTTATGTTATGCTTAGTGCTCTTAATAGCATGTTGACCATTTAAATGCAGATTGAGGATTGCCGTACACGCTATAATGGTGAGGCAGACCATCATCAACGACGGAAAAAGTTCTCTTTTCCAGCTAGGCTTATATGTGGAGATTGTTTTGAGGTAAATCAATACAATTGAACTACTTGTTTAATGGATATTTCGATCAGTTTCTCATTTTACCCCCTACTAATCTGTATTCTTTGTGTCAAAGTTATATGGTTAAGATAATGTTCTTTTTGTTTTACACTTTTACATGCATTTTATCAATGCCATTAGATGCTGTAAGAGTTTGAAATTAATCTCATGATAACTGATGCTAACCATTTGATTTGTTCATCTCATTTTGACTTTCAGGTTCAGTTGGATAGAGCTTTAGCTGATGATATGCCTTTTGACATTATTAGCTGTCAGGTTGGTTAGTCTCCTGCAAACTGTGGGGCTACTAGTACTTATATTAGAGTGTTCACATTGAGAAGGGAGTGTGGTCGTAACTCTCATCACAAACAGTTATAACCAATTCGTTATTGTCTGGTGTATGTGGCTAGCATTGTGTGACTTCTTAGCAATCAAGAATTTTATACGGTGATCCTTAGATAAACAAGTGTGATCTCCCTCAAGTTTTGGGGGTTTCATCttatatgtgaatatataaatattag from Ipomoea triloba cultivar NCNSP0323 chromosome 6, ASM357664v1 includes:
- the LOC116022726 gene encoding protein S-acyltransferase 8-like, whose protein sequence is MAKRVYEVWKGSNKFFLGGRLIFGPDARSLLVSFLLITVPVIIFCVFVARHLRHQFSPHNAGYAILGVAIAFTIHVLALLLLTSARDPGIVPRNSHPPEDELRYDTSASAEIGGRQTPSLQFPRVKDVIVNGMTVKVKYCDTCMLYRPPRCSHCSICNNCVERFDHHCPWVGQCIGLRNYRFFFCFVLSAMLLCIYVFAISAYYIKVLMDNNQSTVWKAMKESPASVILMAYCFISLWFVGGLTGFHLYLISTNQTTYENFRYGGSRRHNVYDLGCLNNFFEVFCTKVKPSRNNFRAFVQEVPPQRPSMPTSREVDYEETGDDRRAKVEDDLDIGGDLLKISQRHNIGDIEADIRSRGSDVPQNNSSDADSVLNSDRRPTTTVQSVTRQMSWGRSGSLEIAQDVVNRNSDFH